A segment of the Acidimicrobiia bacterium genome:
CTACGCCGCGCAGGGCGGCGATCTGACCCACGGCGGCGGGATCGAGGCGATGGCCGTGATGGCTCATGATCCCGGATTGGTCCACACGGATCGCGCCGGGGAGGCCACCCGGCCCGACCGTGCGGTTGCCCTCGACAAGATGCGCCGTGATGGGGAGACCCGCGGCTACATCACCGACGTTACCGAAATCGATGATCAGGGCTGGTACGGCGATCCGGGATGGGCAACCGAGGAGCTGGCGAATGGATTCGCGACGACCGTTGCCGGGGTCATTGCCGATCAGGTCCGGAGCATCTTGGCGTTGCGGGCGGAACGATCGTGACGGTCGTAGCGGCAGGCGATTTCGCCTTCGCCGACCTGCCCGGCAGGCGGTCGGCCGATCCCTTGGCGGGAGTCGGTGCCGATTCGAGCGTTCGGATCGTCGAACTTGAACGAACCGCCGCCCGCTCGGCGCACCGCCATCCTCTCTCGGAGGAGATTGTGTATGTGGTCTCCGGTGAAGGCCGGGTGTGGATCGACGGGGTTTGGCGGCCGGTGAGCCGAGGCGACATAGTCCACATCGCGGCGGGGGCTGCCCATGCGACGGTGCCGGCGGCGGGCTCCGCGATGAGGCTCGTGTGCTTCTTCCCGCATCCAG
Coding sequences within it:
- a CDS encoding cupin domain-containing protein; the encoded protein is MTVVAAGDFAFADLPGRRSADPLAGVGADSSVRIVELERTAARSAHRHPLSEEIVYVVSGEGRVWIDGVWRPVSRGDIVHIAAGAAHATVPAAGSAMRLVCFFPHPDLGENLEPSDIQVT